In Uranotaenia lowii strain MFRU-FL chromosome 2, ASM2978415v1, whole genome shotgun sequence, one genomic interval encodes:
- the LOC129742327 gene encoding uncharacterized protein LOC129742327, translated as MATAGNDAPTPVTIPEEEFNCVACDRPDSVANLVQCDVCDDWWHQTCAGVTGSIENRPWTCRKCLPAISVRSGATSSGTRSKRIQLQLQHLAENRELEQRALDIRLEAIQAEKNLVDTRYKLLQSTISEEDESSVRSRLSRRISRQITAEWLDQISSTENSPDGPILPSPEIASVFQGLSSTEVPRKEFNWKGKLTPRNSFDTNKPKDCAEKISTPNLENVLQSNPAPKQQPAPVGGAIKKQKPVAAESDAQQRSTRIPEAEECGSSNSKPDVEVLCQLLTECLALNQRPKQDHVLESARQNSPTPIPTTTTDNPENPANRENKPHPSSLVGAFLPLLPPLPEKTGKTTPNKCLPAEQLYEPHESLIKQLGSCPNEYINFAQVMADYTPTPSQLAARQVMARDLPTFTGNPADWPVFISTFTTTTLACGYNQAENLLRLQRCLKGDALESVRSRILIPNSVPGIIDTLRSHYGRPEQLIKVLLNKIKTIPAPKAEKLETLIDYGLAVQSFCDTLEAANQTAHFFNPSLLAELVDRLPISYQMQWACYSEMIGEVNLKQFGEFMSALMKSARLVTSYVGTSNRTEERGKPKRGVLHAHADYTGDETRERTCIVCGHNHRLNECEQFKSLNVDERWQVVEREGLCRNCLNFHGHRSCRVSGKCNVNGCHVRHHPLLHFVRSQQAQPSSRFPTNQRSKPTVRGPPVYENHVHRSVSQLCLFRIVPIVVHGSGNRKIQTFAFLDEGSSLTLVEEALVGELGLQGERQTLCLRWTGNVMRTERDSKVVELSVSGIDRPRFKLRDTRTVKALSLPHQSMNYRALSSSFSHLRGLPITSYQEAVPRVLIGLNNLRLTVPLSIKEGRPQEPVATKTRLGWCIYGGTTEDRSKLSVNIHSNDCSCDNTLHTAVRDYFALEDVGVAGRIVLESKSDKRAKQILEETTIRKGDRFETGLLWRFDHFEFPDSRPMALKRHECLERKLKRNPEMLECVTKQIEEYQVKGYARRATETELQKEDCRKVWYLPLGVVVNPKKPNKVRMIWDAAATVNGVSLNAMLLKGPDQLAKLPWVLFRFRQISVAVSGDIAEMFHQIRIRPEDQHAQRFLWRTDPFKEPEVFVMQVATFGATCSPASALFVKRKNALDYENVYPRAVEEIFDCHYMDDYLSSFGTERETEEIAKEVKTVHAQGGFNIRGWRSNSSKVLEGLGEPISADPRSLNLEHTNIERVLGMHWLPKDDFLAFSTSFQPQLCDLIASKQRPTKRQVLRILMSVFDPLGLLAAFVIQGKVLLQDIWRAGTQWDEEISDRTNEKWVKWIEQFPMVADVRVPRCYFPSANKSSYRQLELHIFADASEDAYAAVAYFRIPISADGFRCALVAAKTKVAPLRHWSIPRLELQSAVLAARLETFIKEGHKVNVTRTIFWSDSSTVLAWIRSDHRRYSQFVACRVSEILSTTSIADWRWVPTKQNVADMATKQGQGDQLNTDSFWFKGPGFLLQREENWPQPRSIQPTEEEQKHCLIHESVAIPESIIDSSKFSKWERMLRTMAYVFRYVDLCEKRQPRWKGARLNQAELQSSLKRVRLNQTELQKAENYLFRTAQWSGFLEEMSTLSYHRQKSSSTHIPMEKGSKLYKLCPYMDERSVMRVDGRIGAAANVGDNVKFPVILPKTHRVTVLLIDFYHRKFKHANFETVVNELRQIVYIPQVRSRVKQVIKCCQYCRVYKSRPQVPRMAPLPAARLASYTRPFTYVGLDLFGPIFVKVGRSSAKRWIALFTCLTLRAVHVEVVFSLSTESCIMAIRRFIDRRGSPLEFYSDNGTNFRGADNVLQEQVRNIQEGLSSTFTNTTTKWIFIPPGTPHMGGAWERMVRSVKTAMESSISANRKLNDEGLWTLVIEAESIVNSRPLTYLPLEAEENEAITPNHLLLGSSNGVKQPSIEPIGEAFALKNAWNQIQHQADMFWRRWVREYMPELTRRSKWLGETRPVGVGDLVIIVDEARRNGWVRGRVNEVIPGQDGRIRKAIIQTQKGLTRQSVSKLALLDVAVGGNPGSF; from the coding sequence ATGGCAACCGCGGGAAACGACGCGCCAACGCCAGTTACCATCCCGGAAGAGGAATTTAACTGTGTCGCCTGCGACCGACCGGATTCCGTTGCTAATCTAGTGCAGTGTGACGTGTGCGATGATTGGTGGCACCAGACTTGTGCGGGAGTCACAGGGTCAATAGAAAATCGCCCTTGGACCTGTCGAAAGTGTCTTCCAGCTATTAGCGTTCGGAGTGGTGCAACATCATCGGGTACGCGCTCAAAAAGAATTCAACTGCAACTGCAACATCTAGCTGAGAATCGAGAACTTGAGCAGAGAGCGCTAGATATCCGTCTAGAAGCTATTCAGGCCGAAAAGAATCTAGTTGACACACGATATAAACTCCTACAATCTACGATCAGTGAAGAAGACGAATCAAGTGTCCGAAGTCGATTGAGCCGCCGAATCAGTCGTCAAATTACCGCGGAATGGCTGGATCAAATCTCATCAACTGAAAACTCGCCCGACGGTCCAATCCTTCCCAGCCCCGAAATTGCTTCCGTCTTTCAAGGATTGTCATCAACTGAAGTACCAAGGAAAGAATTCAACTGGAAAGGGAAGCTAACTCCACGGAATAGTTTTGACACTAACAAGCCGAAGGATTGTGCCGAAAAGATTTCAACCCCCAATCTGGAGAATGTTCTACAATCGAACCCAGCGCCAAAGCAACAGCCAGCACCAGTAGGTGGTGCCATCAAGAAGCAGAAACCCGTTGCCGCAGAAAGCGACGCCCAGCAGCGCTCAACCAGGATTCCGGAAGCAGAAGAATGTGGATCGTCGAATTCAAAACCGGACGTAGAAGTCTTGTGTCAGCTACTCACAGAATGTTTGGCTCTAAACCAACGTCCGAAACAAGATCATGTTTTGGAATCAGCCCGTCAAAACTCGCCTACTCCCATTCCCACCACGACAACCGACAACCCGGAGAATCCAGCAAATCGTGAGAATAAACCCCACCCGTCCAGTTTGGTGGGTGCATTTTTGCCACTTCTACCCCCTCTCCCCGAGAAAACAGGTAAGACCACTCCTAATAAATGCTTGCCAGCTGAACAACTCTATGAGCCCCACGAGTCACTGATTAAACAGCTGGGGAGTTGCCCAAATGAATACATTAATTTTGCTCAAGTTATGGCAGATTATACGCCCACACCATCGCAGTTAGCTGCCCGCCAGGTCATGGCTCGAGACCTCCCTACCTTTACTGGGAACCCAGCTGACTGGCCTGTTTTCATCAGCACTTTTACTACTACTACGCTAGCATGCGGGTACAATCAAGCTGAAAATTTACTACGCCTCCAGCGTTGTCTGAAAGGCGATGCTCTGGAATCTGTTCGCAGTCGCATTCTTATCCCTAATTCAGTGCCAGGAATTATCGACACCCTCCGCAGCCATTACGGTCGACCTGAGCAATTAATCAAGGTccttttgaacaaaattaaaactattccCGCCCCAAAAGCCGAAAAGCTGGAAACCTTAATTGATTACGGCTTGGCCGTCCAAAGCTTCTGCGACACTTTAGAAGCTGCCAATCAAACTGCCCATTTTTTCAACCCATCCTTGCTCGCCGAACTTGTTGATCGTTTGCCCATTTCATATCAGATGCAGTGGGCATGTTATAGTGAAATGATTGGTGAAGTAAACCTTAAACAGTTTGGAGAGTTCATGTCCGCCCTCATGAAATCAGCCAGACTTGTAACATCTTACGTCGGAACTTCGAATAGAACTGAAGAACGCGGCAAACCGAAACGGGGAGTGCTCCATGCACATGCAGATTATACAGGAGATGAAACGAGAGAACGTACGTGTATTGTATGCGGTCATAACCATCGTCTGAATGAGTGTGAGCAATTCAAATCCCTCAACGTCGATGAACGCTGGCAGGTCGTGGAAAGAGAGGGACTTTGCCGGAACTGTCTCAACTTTCATGGACATCGTTCCTGCCGTGTTAGTGGAAAGTGTAACGTGAATGGTTGTCATGTTCGCCACCACCCTCTCCTTCACTTCGTCCGTTCTCAGCAGGCCCAGCCTAGTTCCAGATTCCCTACAAATCAACGGTCGAAACCAACTGTTCGTGGTCCGCCTGTCTATGAAAACCATGTTCACCGTAGTGTTTCGCAGCTTTGTCTTTTCCGGATTGTACCAATAGTTGTTCATGGAAGTGggaatcgaaaaattcaaacttttgccTTTCTTGACGAGGGATCTTCACTTACGCTTGTGGAAGAAGCGTTGGTCGGTGAGCTTGGCCTGCAGGGTGAGCGTCAGACGCTCTGTCTACGATGGACAGGCAACGTAATGCGTACGGAACGGGATTCAAAGGTGGTGGAACTTAGTGTTTCTGGTATTGATCGACCGAGATTCAAACTGCGAGATACTCGAACAGTGAAAGCACTATCGCTTCCCCATCAATCCATGAATTATCGAGCTCTTTCTAGTTCATTCTCTCATCTACGGGGTCTTCCCATTACCAGTTACCAGGAAGCGGTTCCACGAGTTCTTATAGGTTTGAACAACTTACGCTTAACAGTTCCGCTCTCTATTAAAGAAGGTCGACCGCAAGAACCAGTAGCTACTAAAACGAGGCTCGGGTGGTGTATTTATGGAGGAACCACAGAAGACCGATCGAAACTGTCCGTGAATATTCACAGCAACGATTGTTCATGCGACAACACTCTGCACACTGCAGTGCGGGACTATTTCGCCTTAGAGGACGTAGGAGTAGCGGGCCGAATAGTTTTGGAATCCAAGAGTGACAAGCGAGCCAAACAGATTTTAGAAGAAACGACAATCCGGAAAGGTGACCGGTTCGAAACAGGCCTTCTTTGGAGATTTGATCACTTCGAATTCCCTGACAGTCGCCCAATGGCATTGAAGCGCCATGAATGTCTCGAGCGTAAGCTCAAGCGAAACCCGGAGATGCTGGAATGTGTTACGAAACAGATTGAAGAATATCAGGTAAAAGGATACGCTCGCCGCGCTACTGAGACAGAATTGCAGAAAGAGGATTGTCGAAAAGTATGGTACCTTCCACTGGGAGTAGTGGTGAACCCAAAGAAACCAAACAAAGTCCGCATGATTTGGGATGCAGCTGCAACTGTAAATGGAGTCTCCTTGAATGCTATGCTACTCAAAGGTCCTGATCAACTTGCTAAGCTACCATGGGTCCTTTTCCGGTTCCGACAAATCTCAGTGGCTGTGTCTGGTGACATTGCGGAGATGTTCCACCAAATCCGTATTCGCCCAGAGGACCAACACGCTCAGAGGTTCCTATGGAGGACAGACCCCTTCAAAGAACCGGAAGTTTTTGTTATGCAAGTGGCCACTTTCGGTGCAACGTGTTCCCCAGCTTCAGCGCTATTCGTAAAACGAAAAAATGCCCTAGATTATGAGAATGTTTACCCCCGGGCTGTAGAAGAGATATTCGATTGTCATTATATGGACGACTACCTCAGCAGCTTTGGAACGGAGAGAGAAACTGAAGAAATCGCCAAAGAAGTGAAAACCGTACATGCTCAAGGAGGCTTCAATATTCGAGGATGGAGATCTAACAGTTCGAAGGTGCTAGAAGGTCTGGGAGAACCAATATCTGCCGATCCAAGATCCCTGAATCTTGAACATACGAACATCGAAAGAGTTTTGGGAATGCATTGGCTGCCTAAAGATGATTTCCTGGCATTTTCAACAAGTTTTCAACCACAATTGTGTGATCTCATAGCAAGCAAACAACGTCCTACGAAGCGCCAAGTACTCAGAATCCTGATGAGCGTCTTTGATCCGCTGGGCTTGTTAGCGGCCTTCGTAATCCAAGGAAAGGTTCTGCTGCAAGACATTTGGCGTGCAGGCACGCAGTGGGATGAGGAAATAAGCGATCGAACTAACGAGAAGTGGGTAAAATGGATCGAGCAATTCCCGATGGTAGCCGATGTTCGTGTTCCAAGGTGCTACTTCCCAAGCGCCAATAAGTCTTCCTATCGTCAGCTAGAACTCCACATATTTGCCGACGCCAGCGAAGACGCGTATGCAGCGGTGGCCTATTTTAGAATCCCTATTTCGGCAGACGGTTTCCGGTGTGCCCTCGTTGCAGCCAAGACCAAAGTGGCTCCTTTACGCCACTGGTCTATTCCCCGGCTGGAGTTGCAATCTGCGGTTTTGGCAGCACGCTTGGAAACTTTTATCAAGGAAGGACACAAGGTGAACGTAACACGAACAATATTCTGGTCAGACTCAAGCACTGTTTTGGCGTGGATCCGGTCAGACCATCGACGCTACTCGCAATTTGTAGCTTGCCGGGTATCGGAGATCTTGTCGACGACTTCCATTGCTGATTGGCGATGGGTACCTACAAAACAAAACGTTGCGGACATGGCTACAAAGCAGGGACAAGGAGATCAATTGAATACGGATAGTTTCTGGTTCAAAGGACCAGGATTTCTACTGCAGAGAGAAGAGAATTGGCCGCAGCCGAGATCCATTCAACCGACCGAGGAAGAACAAAAACATTGCTTAATCCACGAATCTGTAGCCATCCCAGAATCAATAATTGATTCATCCAAGTTTTCCAAATGGGAACGAATGCTGAGGACGATGgcctacgtttttcgatacgtCGACCTCTGTGAGAAGCGTCAACCTCGGTGGAAAGGAGCTCGTCTCAATCAAGCTGAACTACAATCCAGCTTGAAAAGAGTTCGTCTCAATCAAACTGAATTACAGAAAGCAGAAAACTACCTGTTCCGGACAGCTCAATGGTCGGGCTTCCTAGAAGAAATGTCTACGCTCAGTTATCACCGTCAGAAGTCGAGTTCGACCCACATTCCAATGGAGAAAGGAAGCAAACTGTACAAGCTTTGTCCTTACATGGATGAGCGCAGCGTCATGCGAGTAGATGGACGAATCGGTGCTGCCGCTAACGTAGGAGACAACGTCAAATTTCCCGTTATACTACCCAAGACGCATCGAGTAACAGTACTGCTAATCGACTTCTACCATCGTAAATTCAAACATGCTAATTTCGAGACAGTCGTTAACGAGCTTCGCCAGATTGTTTACATTCCTCAAGTTCGCTCTCGCGTCAAGCAGGTGATAAAATGCTGCCAATACTGTAGAGTGTATAAATCCCGACCACAGGTCCCTAGGATGGCCCCCTTACCAGCAGCAAGATTGGCCTCGTACACACGGCCGTTTACCTACGTTGGGCTTGATCTCTTTGGCCCAATTTTCGTCAAAGTCGGAAGGAGTTCAGCGAAAAGGTGGATCGCACTCTTTACGTGCCTGACATTGCGCGCCGTTCACGTTGAAGTGGTGTTCAGCCTGAGCACGGAGTCCTGCATCATGGCAATTCGTCGTTTCATCGATCGGCGTGGATCCCCACTGGAGTTTTATTCCGACAACGGTACCAACTTTAGAGGGGCGGACAACGTGCTGCAGGAACAGGTGCGAAATATTCAAGAGGGACTCAGTTCAACATTCACTAATACGACTACCAAATGGATATTCATTCCTCCCGGTACCCCCCATATGGGAGGCGCCTGGGAAAGAATGGTGCGTTCCGTAAAAACGGCCATGGAAAGCAGCATCAGTGCAAATCGGAAATTAAACGACGAAGGTTTGTGGACACTTGTGATTGAGGCTGAAAGCATCGTCAATTCTAGACCTCTGACATACCTACCTTTGGAAGCTGAAGAAAATGAGGCGATCACTCCTAACCATCTGCTGCTGGGAAGCTCCAACGGTGTGAAGCAGCCATCAATTGAACCGATTGGAGAAGCGTTTGCGTTGAAGAACGCTTGGAACCAGATTCAGCATCAAGCGGATATGTTTTGGCGTCGATGGGTTAGAGAGTACATGCCGGAGCTTACACGTCGCTCTAAATGGCTTGGTGAAACGCGACCGGTTGGCGTTGGAGATCTCGTTATCATTGTAGATGAGGCACGAAGAAACGGCTGGGTGCGAGGCAGGGTTAACGAGGTCATTCCTGGGCAAGACGGGCGAATTAGAAAGGCGATCATTCAAACTCAAAAGGGGCTCACAAGGCAGTCGGTCTCAAAACTTGCATTACTAGACGTCGCAGTAGGAGGTAACCCAGGATCATTCTGA